One Labrus mixtus chromosome 22, fLabMix1.1, whole genome shotgun sequence genomic window carries:
- the mest gene encoding mesoderm-specific transcript homolog protein, with the protein MREWWIHVGLICIPLVAVYLNIPPPQLSPALQKWHSAGEFFQFRGREVFYRESYGALGTSDVVVLLHGFPTSSYDWNKIWEPLTQRFHRVIALDFLGFGFSEKPRPHRYSIFEQASVVEALAAHLGLINQRVNVISHDYGDTVALELLYRNHQNRSGHLTFNSLCLSNGGLFPETHHPRLLQTILKDSSFLAPVLTRLTNYIIFQKGIGDVFGPYTQPTDAEFWDMWTGLRYNDGNLVMDSILQYINQRLKHRDRWVGVLTSTIVPLHMIYGPLDPVNPHPQFIRLYQQLVQRSTVTVLDEHISHYPQLEDPTGFLNAYFNFIHSF; encoded by the exons ATGAGAGAGTGGTGGATACATGTGGGTTTGATCTGCATCCCGCTGGTGGCAGTGTACCTGAACATCCCGCCCCCTCAGCTGTCACCTGCCCTGCAGAAGTGGCACAGTGCCGGGGAGTTCTTCCAGTTCAGAGGCAGGGAGGTCTTCTACAGAG AGTCCTATGGTGCTTTGGGGACCTCCGATGTGGTCGTTTTGCTCCACGGCTTCCCCACTTCCAGCTATGACTGGAATAAG ATCTGGGAGCCCCTCACCCAGCGCTTCCATCGAGTAATCGCACTTGACTTCCTGGGTTTTGGCTTCAGTGAAAAACCA AGACCCCACAGGTACTCCATCTTCGAGCAGGCCAGCGTGGTGGAGGCTCTGGCGGCTCACCTGGGTCTGATCAACCAGAGAGTAAATGTGATTTCCCACGATTATGGAGACACTGTGGCCCTGGAGCTGCTCTACAG GAACCACCAAAACCGTAGCGGTCACCTGACGTTCAATAGCCTGTGTCTTTCCAATGGAG GATTATTCCCAGAAACACATCACCCACGCCTACTGCAGACA ATTCTGAAGGACTCCAGTTTTCTGGCTCCAGTTCTCACTCGTCTCACCAATTATATCATCTTCCAGAAGGG gattggagatgtttttggtCCGTACACGCAGCCCACAGATGCTGAATTCTGGGACATGTGGACTGGTTTACGCTACAACGATGGCAACTTAGTAATGgacag tATTCTGCAGTACATCAACCAGCGGTTAAAACACAGAGACCGATGGGTGGGCGTGCTCACTTCCACCATCGTCCCAT TGCACATGATCTACGGACCCCTGGACCCCGTCAACCCTCACCCCCAGTTCATCCGTCTTTACCA GCAGCTGGTCCAGAGGTCGACGGTGACCGTTTTGGACGAACACATCAGCCACTACCCTCAGCTCGAGGATCCCACAGGCTTCCTTAATGcgtattttaactttattcacTCTTTCTGA